One genomic segment of Burkholderiaceae bacterium includes these proteins:
- a CDS encoding tellurite resistance/C4-dicarboxylate transporter family protein yields MNAAAPPLPRRTLADLSPANFGMVMATGIVSIAMHLLGQAVLARALLAVNAALYAGLWALTLLRLARHRARLVADLRDHERGPGFFTAVAGSGVLGSQCLLLGGPRGAALALWGLTALLWLLLTYGLFAVLTTKAVKPTLDRGINGTWLLAVVATQSLAVLGVLLAPGLPGSLHLAVNFMALALWLWGGMLYIWIMALIFYRYTFFTLAAEDLTPPYWINMGAMAISTLAGALLVLAAPQAPFLRSLLPFIKGFTLFYWASGSWWIPLLLVLGVWRYGIARVPLRYDPMYWGAVFPLGMYAVCTLDLIRALELPFLAWLPPLFGLAAVLAWVAAFAGLLHRIGQWALAPR; encoded by the coding sequence ATGAACGCCGCCGCCCCACCCCTGCCGCGCCGCACGCTGGCCGATTTGTCGCCGGCCAACTTCGGCATGGTGATGGCCACCGGCATCGTCTCGATCGCCATGCACCTGCTGGGCCAGGCCGTGCTGGCACGCGCGCTGCTGGCCGTCAACGCGGCGCTGTATGCAGGCCTGTGGGCGCTGACGCTGCTGCGCCTGGCCCGCCACCGCGCGCGCCTGGTCGCCGACCTTCGGGACCACGAGCGCGGGCCGGGTTTTTTCACCGCGGTGGCCGGCTCGGGCGTGCTGGGCAGCCAGTGCCTGCTGCTGGGCGGGCCGCGCGGCGCGGCGCTGGCGCTGTGGGGGCTGACCGCGCTGCTGTGGCTGCTGCTGACCTACGGCCTGTTCGCGGTGCTGACCACCAAGGCCGTCAAGCCGACGCTGGACCGCGGCATCAACGGCACCTGGCTGCTGGCCGTGGTGGCCACGCAGTCCCTGGCCGTGCTGGGCGTGCTGCTGGCGCCCGGCCTGCCCGGCAGCCTGCACCTGGCCGTCAACTTCATGGCGCTGGCGCTGTGGCTGTGGGGCGGCATGCTCTACATCTGGATCATGGCGCTGATCTTCTACCGCTACACCTTCTTCACCCTGGCCGCCGAGGACCTGACGCCACCGTACTGGATCAACATGGGCGCCATGGCCATTTCCACCCTGGCCGGCGCGCTGCTGGTGCTGGCCGCGCCGCAGGCGCCATTCCTGCGGTCACTGCTGCCCTTCATCAAGGGCTTCACGCTGTTTTACTGGGCCAGCGGCAGCTGGTGGATTCCGCTGCTGCTGGTGCTGGGCGTGTGGCGCTACGGCATCGCACGCGTGCCGCTGCGCTACGACCCGATGTACTGGGGCGCGGTGTTTCCGCTGGGCATGTACGCGGTGTGCACGCTGGACCTGATCCGCGCGCTCGAGCTGCCCTTCCTGGCCTGGCTGCCGCCGCTGTTCGGCCTGGCCGCGGTGCTGGCCTGGGTGGCGGCGTTCGCCGGCTTGCTGCACCGCATCGGGCAGTGGGCGCTGGCCCCACGCTGA
- a CDS encoding ABC transporter ATP-binding protein/permease, translating into MRAAAEPMPMPAGTASQSDWRTLARLAPYLWRYRWRVGAALLMVTGAKLSNVGVPLLLKALVDRMNVKASDPLALVVVPVGLLLAYGLLRLMTTVFTELRELVFSKATQGATRQVALQTFEHLHSLSLRFHLERQTGGMTRDIERGVRAIESLVTYSLYSIVPTAVEVALVLAILGTRFDAGFVWITLAALGAYVVFTVWVTEWRTHFRVEANAADSAAHNHAIDSLLNYETVKYFGNEGFEARRYDESLRRYQRSRLKSQSSLSLLNTGQQLIIGIGLVAMLWRATAGVADGHLSIGDLVMINAFMIQLYIPLNFLGVIYREIKQNLTDLHRMFALMDRPREVADAPGAPDLHTNGPVDVSFEHVDFAYESNRPILHDVSFTIPAGRTVAVVGPSGSGKSTLARLLFRFYEPQAGSVRIAGQDIRGVTQASVRRAIGIVPQDTVLFNDTIAYNIRYGRPAATDEEVHAAARAARIHDFIVSTPRGYDTVVGERGLKLSGGEKQRVAIARTLLKDPPVLIFDEATSALDSANERAIQAELASAAQGKTALVIAHRLSTIVDAHQILVMEHGRIVERGTHLQLLAAHGAYAQMWAVQRSNQHNPEAN; encoded by the coding sequence ATGCGCGCCGCCGCTGAGCCCATGCCCATGCCCGCCGGCACGGCCTCCCAGTCGGACTGGCGCACGCTGGCGCGCCTGGCGCCCTACCTGTGGCGCTACCGCTGGCGCGTGGGCGCGGCGCTGCTGATGGTGACCGGCGCCAAGCTGTCCAACGTGGGCGTGCCGCTGCTGCTCAAGGCGCTGGTCGACCGCATGAACGTCAAGGCCAGCGACCCGCTGGCGCTGGTGGTGGTGCCGGTGGGCCTGCTGCTGGCCTATGGCCTGCTGCGCCTGATGACCACCGTGTTCACCGAGCTGCGCGAGCTGGTGTTTTCCAAGGCCACGCAGGGCGCCACGCGCCAGGTGGCGCTGCAGACCTTCGAGCACCTGCATTCGCTCAGCCTGCGCTTTCACCTGGAGCGCCAGACCGGCGGCATGACGCGCGACATCGAGCGCGGCGTGCGCGCCATCGAGTCGCTGGTGACCTATTCGCTGTATTCCATCGTCCCCACGGCGGTGGAGGTGGCGCTGGTGCTGGCCATCCTGGGCACGCGCTTCGACGCCGGCTTCGTCTGGATCACGCTGGCGGCACTGGGCGCCTACGTGGTGTTCACCGTGTGGGTGACCGAGTGGCGCACGCACTTTCGCGTCGAGGCCAACGCCGCCGACTCGGCCGCGCACAACCACGCCATCGACTCGCTGCTGAACTACGAGACCGTCAAGTACTTCGGCAACGAGGGGTTCGAGGCGCGCCGCTACGACGAGAGCCTGCGCCGCTACCAGCGCTCGCGCCTGAAGTCGCAGTCGTCGCTGTCGCTGCTCAACACCGGCCAGCAGCTCATCATCGGCATCGGCCTGGTGGCCATGCTGTGGCGCGCCACCGCCGGCGTGGCCGACGGGCACCTGTCCATCGGCGACCTGGTGATGATCAACGCCTTCATGATCCAGCTGTACATCCCGCTCAACTTCCTGGGCGTGATCTACCGCGAAATCAAGCAGAACCTGACCGACCTGCACCGCATGTTCGCGCTGATGGACCGTCCGCGCGAGGTGGCCGACGCGCCCGGCGCGCCCGACCTGCACACCAACGGCCCGGTGGACGTGAGCTTCGAGCACGTGGACTTCGCCTACGAGAGCAACCGCCCCATCCTGCACGACGTCAGCTTCACCATTCCGGCTGGCAGGACGGTGGCGGTGGTGGGCCCCTCGGGCTCGGGCAAGTCCACGCTGGCGCGGCTGCTGTTCCGCTTCTACGAGCCGCAGGCCGGCAGCGTGCGTATCGCCGGGCAGGACATCCGCGGCGTCACCCAGGCCAGCGTGCGCCGGGCCATCGGCATCGTGCCGCAGGACACGGTGCTGTTCAACGACACCATCGCCTACAACATCCGCTACGGCCGCCCCGCGGCCACCGACGAGGAGGTGCACGCCGCCGCGCGCGCCGCGCGCATCCACGACTTCATCGTCTCCACGCCCAGGGGCTACGACACCGTGGTGGGCGAGCGCGGCCTGAAGCTGTCGGGCGGCGAGAAGCAGCGCGTGGCCATCGCCCGCACCCTGCTGAAGGACCCGCCGGTGCTGATCTTCGACGAGGCCACCAGCGCGCTGGACTCGGCCAACGAGCGCGCCATCCAGGCCGAACTGGCCAGCGCCGCGCAGGGCAAGACGGCGCTGGTCATCGCGCACCGGCTGTCCACCATCGTCGATGCGCACCAGATCCTGGTGATGGAGCACGGCCGCATCGTCGAGCGCGGCACCCACCTGCAACTGCTGGCCGCGCACGGCGCCTATGCACAGATGTGGGCGGTTCAGCGAAGTAATCAACACAATCCGGAGGCCAATTAA
- a CDS encoding enoyl-CoA hydratase yields MSDILTHVEAGVMTLTFNRVDKKNSITRAMYAALADGLEQAAQDAAVRVVLIQGDATVFSAGNDIGDFQAAPADPGPREQQPVWRFLRAIASFPKPIVAAVCGPAVGVGTTLLLHCDLVYAGDNAAFALPFVNLGLVPEAGSSLLLPQMFGMHRAAEALLLGEPFMAEAALEVGLVNRVVPPTECNAIAQGQARKLAAKPLTALMETKRLMKGGQQAAVLARMDEEGAVFGRMLHEPAAREAFAAFAQKRKPDFSKF; encoded by the coding sequence ATGAGCGACATCCTCACCCACGTCGAAGCCGGCGTGATGACCCTGACCTTCAACCGGGTCGACAAGAAGAACTCCATCACCCGCGCCATGTACGCCGCGCTGGCCGACGGCCTGGAGCAGGCGGCGCAAGACGCCGCCGTGCGGGTGGTGCTGATCCAGGGCGACGCCACGGTGTTCTCGGCCGGCAACGACATCGGCGACTTTCAGGCCGCGCCGGCCGACCCCGGCCCGCGCGAGCAGCAGCCGGTGTGGCGCTTTCTGCGCGCCATCGCCAGCTTTCCCAAGCCCATCGTGGCGGCGGTCTGCGGCCCGGCGGTGGGCGTGGGCACCACGCTGCTGCTGCACTGCGACCTGGTCTACGCCGGCGACAACGCCGCCTTCGCGCTGCCCTTCGTCAACCTGGGCCTGGTGCCCGAGGCGGGCTCCAGCCTGCTGCTGCCGCAAATGTTCGGGATGCACCGCGCGGCCGAGGCCCTGCTGCTGGGCGAGCCCTTCATGGCCGAGGCGGCGCTGGAGGTGGGCCTGGTCAACCGCGTGGTGCCGCCCACCGAATGCAACGCCATCGCCCAGGGCCAGGCGCGCAAGCTGGCGGCCAAGCCGCTGACCGCGCTGATGGAGACCAAGCGCCTGATGAAGGGCGGGCAGCAGGCGGCGGTGCTGGCGCGCATGGACGAGGAGGGCGCGGTCTTCGGCCGCATGCTGCACGAGCCGGCCGCGCGCGAGGCCTTTGCCGCCTTTGCGCAGAAGCGCAAACCCGATTTCAGCAAGTTTTGA
- a CDS encoding SDR family oxidoreductase, whose product MSQQAAALVVGAGDATGGAIARAFAREGYATCVTRRHADKLAPLVAQIEAAGGTAHAFGSDARKEDEVVALVERIEREVGPIEVLVFNIGANVPESILTETARKYFKVWEMACFAGFLNAREVARRMVARSMPAGGHRGTIVFTGATASLRGGARFAAFSGAKMALRALAQSMARELGPQGVHVAHAVIDGGIDTEFIRTQFPERYALKAQDGILNPEHIAQQYVMLHRQPRDAWTHELDLRPWSEKF is encoded by the coding sequence ATGTCCCAGCAGGCAGCCGCCCTCGTCGTCGGCGCCGGTGACGCCACCGGCGGCGCCATCGCCCGCGCCTTTGCGCGCGAGGGCTACGCCACCTGCGTCACGCGCCGCCATGCCGACAAGCTGGCGCCGCTGGTGGCGCAGATCGAGGCCGCGGGCGGCACCGCGCACGCCTTCGGCAGCGATGCCCGCAAGGAAGACGAGGTGGTGGCGCTGGTCGAGCGCATCGAGCGCGAGGTCGGCCCGATCGAGGTGCTGGTGTTCAACATCGGCGCCAACGTGCCCGAGAGCATCCTGACTGAGACCGCGCGCAAGTACTTCAAGGTGTGGGAGATGGCCTGCTTTGCCGGCTTCCTGAACGCGCGCGAAGTCGCCAGGCGCATGGTGGCGCGCTCCATGCCCGCCGGTGGGCACCGCGGCACCATCGTGTTCACCGGGGCCACGGCCTCGCTGCGCGGCGGCGCCCGGTTCGCGGCGTTTTCCGGCGCCAAGATGGCGCTGCGCGCGCTGGCGCAAAGCATGGCGCGCGAGCTGGGGCCGCAGGGCGTCCACGTGGCGCATGCCGTGATCGACGGCGGCATCGACACCGAGTTCATCCGCACGCAGTTCCCCGAGCGCTATGCCCTGAAGGCGCAGGACGGCATCCTCAACCCCGAGCACATCGCCCAGCAGTATGTGATGCTGCACCGCCAGCCGCGCGATGCCTGGACGCACGAACTGGACCTGCGCCCGTGGTCTGAAAAATTCTGA
- a CDS encoding thioesterase family protein codes for MSPKAPVPARPFEPAFVASLSQLFEERIVFNTLLGLKVTELSGERVCCGIDMRPELIGHYQHQRLHGGVISAVLDATAGLAVMAAIGARHMDEPPEQRLARFAKLGTIDLRIDYLRPGVGPHFRAEAQVLRLGSRVASTRMAFHGADGGLLATGAAAYIVS; via the coding sequence ATGAGCCCCAAAGCCCCTGTCCCCGCCCGGCCCTTCGAGCCCGCCTTCGTCGCCAGCCTGTCGCAGCTGTTCGAGGAGCGCATCGTCTTCAACACCCTGCTGGGCCTGAAGGTGACCGAGCTGTCGGGCGAGCGCGTGTGCTGCGGCATCGACATGCGGCCCGAGCTGATCGGCCACTACCAGCACCAGCGCCTGCACGGCGGCGTGATCAGCGCGGTGCTGGACGCCACCGCCGGCCTGGCGGTGATGGCGGCCATCGGCGCGCGCCACATGGACGAGCCGCCCGAGCAGCGCCTGGCGCGCTTTGCCAAGCTGGGCACGATCGATCTGCGCATCGACTACCTGCGCCCCGGCGTGGGCCCGCATTTCAGGGCCGAGGCGCAGGTGCTCCGCCTGGGCTCGCGCGTGGCCAGCACGCGCATGGCCTTTCACGGGGCCGACGGCGGCCTGCTAGCCACCGGCGCGGCGGCCTACATCGTGTCCTGA
- a CDS encoding acetyl-CoA C-acyltransferase → MSKQIQDAYIVAATRTPIGKSHKGYFRNTRPDDLLAAVLRSALRQAPGLDPAAIEDLVCGCAIPEAQQGLNVARVGAVLAGLPKSVGGITVNRFCASGLSAVQIAADRIRVGEAEVMVAAGVESMSMVPMMGNTPSLSPAVFADTDNVDDYGIAYGMGLTAEKVAQQWGVSREAQDAFALQSNQRAVAAIAAGEFKDEMTPIEVTERRVNLKTAEVGTRTRTVDIDEGPRPDTSLEGLGKLRTVFAARGSVTAGNSSQTSDGAGALILASESAVKRFGLTPLARFVSFAARGVPPHIMGVGPIEAIPAALKAAGLKQDALDWIELNEAFAAQSLAVMNTLKLDPAKVNPMGGAIALGHPLGATGAIRSATVVHALRRHNRRYGMVTMCVGMGQGAAGIFERV, encoded by the coding sequence ATGAGCAAGCAAATCCAGGACGCCTACATCGTCGCCGCCACGCGCACGCCCATCGGCAAGTCGCACAAGGGCTATTTCAGGAACACCCGGCCCGACGACCTGCTGGCCGCCGTGCTGCGCTCGGCGCTGCGGCAGGCGCCGGGGCTGGACCCGGCCGCCATCGAAGACCTGGTCTGCGGCTGCGCCATTCCCGAGGCGCAGCAGGGCCTGAACGTGGCGCGCGTGGGCGCGGTGCTGGCGGGGCTGCCCAAGTCGGTGGGCGGCATCACCGTCAACCGCTTTTGCGCCTCGGGTCTGTCGGCGGTGCAGATCGCCGCCGACCGCATCCGCGTGGGCGAGGCCGAGGTGATGGTCGCCGCCGGTGTGGAAAGCATGAGCATGGTGCCGATGATGGGCAACACGCCCTCGCTGTCGCCCGCCGTCTTTGCCGACACCGACAACGTGGACGACTACGGCATTGCCTACGGCATGGGGCTGACGGCCGAGAAGGTGGCGCAGCAGTGGGGCGTGTCGCGCGAGGCGCAGGACGCGTTTGCGCTGCAGTCCAACCAGCGCGCCGTGGCGGCCATTGCCGCGGGCGAGTTCAAGGACGAGATGACGCCCATCGAGGTGACCGAGCGGCGCGTCAACCTCAAGACCGCGGAGGTGGGCACCCGCACGCGCACGGTGGACATCGACGAAGGCCCGCGCCCCGACACCAGCCTGGAAGGGCTGGGCAAGCTGCGCACCGTGTTTGCCGCGCGCGGCAGCGTGACGGCGGGCAACAGCAGCCAGACCAGCGACGGCGCGGGCGCGCTGATCCTGGCCAGCGAGTCGGCGGTCAAGCGCTTCGGTTTGACGCCGCTGGCGCGCTTCGTCAGCTTTGCCGCGCGCGGCGTGCCGCCGCACATCATGGGCGTGGGGCCGATCGAGGCGATTCCGGCGGCGCTCAAGGCCGCCGGCCTCAAGCAGGACGCGCTGGACTGGATCGAGCTGAACGAGGCCTTTGCCGCGCAGTCGCTGGCGGTGATGAACACGCTCAAGCTGGACCCCGCCAAGGTCAACCCGATGGGCGGCGCCATCGCCCTGGGCCACCCGCTGGGCGCCACCGGCGCGATCCGGTCGGCGACAGTCGTGCATGCCTTGCGGCGCCACAATCGCCGGTACGGCATGGTCACCATGTGCGTGGGCATGGGGCAGGGCGCGGCGGGCATCTTCGAGCGCGTGTGA
- a CDS encoding acyl-CoA thioesterase, which yields MPSDPRPTTLLRPPNEEPVNAPFEPLPADHTLVLKVIPMPSDANANGDIFGGWVMAQVDLAGSVLPARYAQGRMATVAVNQFIFRQPVRVGDILSLVAKMERIGRTSMTVNVGVYAERIRNQGRYIKVTEAQLTYVAIDEDGRPREVPVRDLATPLRQDTM from the coding sequence ATGCCATCCGATCCCCGCCCAACCACCCTGCTGCGCCCGCCCAACGAGGAGCCGGTCAACGCCCCGTTCGAGCCCCTGCCCGCCGACCACACGCTGGTGCTGAAGGTCATCCCCATGCCCAGCGACGCCAACGCCAACGGCGACATCTTCGGCGGCTGGGTGATGGCCCAGGTGGACCTGGCCGGCTCGGTGCTGCCCGCGCGCTATGCGCAGGGGCGCATGGCCACGGTGGCGGTCAACCAGTTCATCTTCAGGCAGCCGGTGCGGGTGGGCGACATCCTCTCGCTGGTGGCCAAGATGGAGCGCATCGGCCGCACCTCGATGACGGTGAACGTGGGCGTGTATGCCGAGCGCATCCGCAACCAGGGGCGCTACATCAAGGTGACCGAGGCGCAGCTGACCTACGTGGCCATCGACGAGGACGGGCGGCCGCGCGAGGTGCCGGTGCGCGACCTGGCGACACCGCTGCGTCAGGACACGATGTAG
- a CDS encoding enoyl-CoA hydratase/isomerase family protein produces the protein MSRFNVRKVAVLGAGVMGAQIAAQLVNLKVPVVLFDLPAKEGPKNGIVLNAIANLKKLKPSPIGVAADADLIEPANYEDDLKKLKGCDLVIEAIAERMDWKSDLYHKIAASVGKNAILASNTSGLSITELSQALPEQLRPRFCGIHFFNPPRYMHLVELIATPTTEPGVLDQLEAFVTSGLGKGVVRAKDTPNFIANRIGIGNMLMTMQEVQRYGLTYDVVDDLTGKRLGRASSGTFRTADVVGLDTLGHVIKTQQGKLSLDADPFYAAFSTPADLAKLIELGNLGQKTKAGYFKKVGREVLRFDLKSGSYVPAGAKANAVYGRMLQRPAAERLKLLRESTGAEGQFLWAILRNGFHYAAVHLQSIAHTARDVDQAMRWGFGMQQGPFELWQEAGWLEVAQMVQADIDAGKAICKAPLPDWVFKGPVAEAGGVHTDKGSWNPGTGQFEPRRTLPVYQRQIFPELLLGEGGPRAIGAGKTVFEDKAIRVWTLDDEVLIASLKTKMHVISPQVAEGFAKALDAAESEYQGLVIWPGSEPFSVGADLESMLPGYVAGGADLVGSMEQELQEMMLRVRYAQVPVVAAIRGMALGGGCELSVHCARRVAHLESYMGLVEVGVGLVPGGGGLAYIARRAAENAQASTGKDLLPFLTEGFTAAAMAKVGTSAIESRQLGYLQWSDVIVPHKDEVLHVAISEAKTMHQAGWRAPLKRLFPVAGRDGKATILGQLVNMRDGGFISAHDFHIASLIAGVLTGGDVDAGTLVNEEYLMALERQAFTGLLGHPKTQARIMGMLATGKPVRN, from the coding sequence ATGTCCCGATTCAACGTGAGAAAAGTCGCCGTGCTCGGCGCGGGCGTGATGGGCGCGCAGATCGCGGCCCAGCTCGTCAACCTGAAGGTGCCGGTGGTCTTGTTCGATTTGCCGGCCAAGGAAGGCCCCAAGAACGGCATCGTGCTGAACGCGATCGCCAACCTGAAAAAGCTCAAGCCCTCGCCCATCGGCGTGGCGGCCGACGCCGACCTGATCGAGCCCGCCAACTACGAGGACGACCTGAAAAAGCTCAAGGGCTGCGACCTGGTGATCGAGGCCATTGCCGAGCGCATGGACTGGAAGAGCGATCTGTACCACAAGATCGCCGCCTCGGTGGGCAAGAACGCCATCCTGGCCAGCAACACCTCGGGCCTGTCGATCACCGAGCTGTCGCAGGCGCTGCCCGAGCAGCTGCGCCCGCGCTTTTGCGGCATCCACTTCTTCAACCCGCCGCGCTACATGCACCTGGTGGAGCTGATCGCCACCCCCACCACCGAGCCCGGTGTGCTCGACCAGCTGGAGGCCTTCGTCACCAGCGGCCTGGGCAAGGGCGTGGTGCGCGCCAAGGACACGCCCAACTTCATCGCCAACCGCATCGGCATCGGCAACATGCTGATGACGATGCAGGAGGTGCAGCGCTACGGCCTGACTTACGACGTGGTCGACGACCTGACCGGCAAGCGCCTGGGCCGCGCCAGCAGCGGCACCTTCCGCACCGCCGACGTGGTGGGGCTGGACACGCTGGGCCACGTGATCAAGACGCAGCAGGGCAAGCTGAGCCTTGATGCCGATCCGTTCTACGCCGCCTTCAGCACGCCGGCCGATCTGGCCAAGCTGATCGAGCTGGGCAACCTGGGGCAAAAGACCAAGGCCGGCTACTTCAAGAAGGTGGGGCGCGAGGTGCTGCGCTTCGACCTGAAGAGTGGCAGCTACGTGCCTGCCGGCGCCAAGGCCAACGCGGTGTACGGCCGCATGCTGCAACGCCCCGCCGCCGAGCGCCTGAAGCTGCTGCGCGAATCGACCGGCGCCGAGGGGCAGTTCCTGTGGGCCATTTTGCGCAACGGTTTTCACTATGCCGCCGTGCATCTGCAAAGCATTGCCCACACCGCGCGCGACGTCGACCAGGCCATGCGCTGGGGCTTTGGCATGCAGCAGGGGCCATTCGAGCTGTGGCAGGAGGCCGGCTGGCTGGAAGTGGCGCAGATGGTGCAGGCCGACATCGACGCCGGCAAGGCGATCTGCAAGGCGCCGCTGCCCGACTGGGTGTTCAAGGGCCCGGTGGCCGAGGCCGGCGGCGTGCACACCGACAAGGGTTCGTGGAACCCCGGCACCGGCCAGTTCGAGCCGCGCCGCACGCTGCCGGTGTATCAACGCCAGATCTTTCCCGAGCTGCTGCTGGGCGAAGGCGGGCCGCGCGCTATTGGCGCCGGCAAGACCGTGTTCGAGGACAAGGCGATCCGTGTATGGACGCTGGACGATGAGGTGCTGATCGCCTCGCTCAAGACCAAGATGCACGTCATCAGCCCGCAGGTGGCCGAGGGCTTTGCCAAGGCGCTGGATGCGGCTGAGAGCGAGTATCAGGGGCTGGTGATCTGGCCCGGCAGCGAGCCGTTCTCGGTCGGCGCCGACCTCGAATCCATGCTGCCCGGCTACGTGGCTGGCGGGGCCGACCTGGTCGGCTCGATGGAGCAGGAGCTGCAGGAGATGATGCTGCGCGTGCGCTATGCCCAGGTGCCCGTCGTCGCGGCCATCCGCGGCATGGCGCTGGGGGGCGGCTGCGAGCTGTCGGTGCACTGCGCGCGCCGCGTGGCGCACCTGGAAAGCTACATGGGCCTGGTCGAGGTCGGTGTGGGCCTGGTGCCCGGCGGCGGCGGCCTGGCCTACATCGCCCGCCGCGCGGCTGAGAACGCGCAGGCCAGCACGGGCAAGGACCTGCTGCCCTTTTTGACCGAGGGCTTCACCGCGGCGGCCATGGCCAAGGTGGGCACCAGCGCCATCGAGTCGCGCCAACTGGGCTACCTGCAGTGGAGCGATGTGATCGTGCCGCACAAGGACGAGGTGCTGCACGTGGCCATCAGCGAGGCCAAGACCATGCACCAGGCCGGCTGGCGCGCGCCGCTCAAGCGTTTGTTCCCGGTGGCGGGGCGCGACGGCAAGGCCACCATCCTGGGCCAGCTGGTCAACATGCGCGACGGCGGCTTCATCAGCGCGCACGACTTTCACATCGCCAGCCTGATCGCGGGCGTGCTGACCGGCGGCGACGTGGATGCTGGCACGCTGGTGAACGAGGAATATTTGATGGCGCTGGAGCGCCAGGCCTTCACCGGCCTGCTGGGCCACCCCAAGACGCAGGCCCGCATCATGGGCATGCTGGCCACGGGCAAGCCGGTGCGCAATTGA
- a CDS encoding thioesterase family protein has translation MDGDAGLAEHAFDRAVALQPLPASAAGAPRRFRGHTSAGYANMVGPFGGITAAQALQAVLIHPERLGEPVAFTGNFAAALADGPFTVEAAPARTNRSTQHWIVTVHQPDAAGTDAVVFTATVVTAVRRTTWGATDRTMPAVPAVDEVPSAPRSARVAWFGRYDMRFFEGPMPRDWNGAETPGSETGLWVRDEPPRPLDYASLTALCDTFYPRVWLRRATMTPIGTVSFSIYFHVDPALLAACGTGHVLAQARGQRFFNGYFDQSGELWSAGGQLLATTHQVVYFKE, from the coding sequence ATGGATGGGGATGCGGGACTCGCGGAGCACGCCTTCGATCGCGCGGTGGCGCTGCAGCCGCTGCCGGCCAGTGCCGCCGGCGCGCCGCGGCGCTTTCGCGGCCACACCAGCGCCGGCTACGCCAACATGGTCGGTCCCTTTGGTGGCATCACCGCCGCGCAGGCGCTGCAGGCCGTCCTGATCCATCCCGAGCGGCTGGGCGAGCCGGTGGCCTTCACCGGCAATTTCGCCGCCGCGCTGGCCGACGGCCCGTTCACGGTCGAGGCCGCGCCGGCGCGCACCAACCGCTCGACCCAGCACTGGATCGTCACCGTGCATCAGCCCGACGCGGCGGGCACGGACGCCGTGGTGTTCACCGCCACCGTGGTCACGGCCGTGCGGCGCACCACCTGGGGCGCCACCGACCGCACGATGCCGGCGGTGCCCGCGGTGGATGAGGTGCCCAGCGCGCCGCGCAGCGCGCGCGTGGCCTGGTTCGGCCGCTACGACATGCGCTTTTTCGAAGGCCCGATGCCGCGTGACTGGAACGGCGCCGAAACGCCCGGCAGCGAGACCGGCCTGTGGGTGCGCGACGAGCCGCCGCGCCCGCTGGACTACGCCAGCCTGACGGCGCTGTGCGACACGTTCTACCCCCGCGTGTGGCTGCGCCGCGCCACCATGACGCCCATCGGCACCGTTTCGTTTTCGATCTACTTCCACGTCGACCCGGCGCTGCTGGCCGCCTGCGGCACCGGCCACGTGCTGGCGCAGGCGCGCGGGCAGCGCTTCTTCAACGGCTACTTCGACCAGAGCGGCGAGCTGTGGAGCGCCGGCGGCCAGCTGCTGGCGACCACGCACCAGGTGGTTTACTTCAAGGAGTGA
- a CDS encoding 2-hydroxychromene-2-carboxylate isomerase, with protein MTTKTVEFYFDFGSPAAYLAWTQLPALCRDAGAELVCKPMLLGGVFQATGNRSPAEVPAKSRYVRRDLEQHAARYGVPLRFNPHFPVNTLLLMRGATAMQMHDGGARFGDCCRAMFQAMWVDEKNMGDPAVVGVVLQAAGFDPAQVLAQAGQQPVKDRLKAVTEEAVARGVFGAPTMFVGERMFWGQDRLDWVREALG; from the coding sequence ATGACCACCAAGACCGTCGAGTTCTACTTCGACTTCGGCAGCCCCGCCGCCTACCTGGCCTGGACGCAACTGCCCGCGCTGTGCCGCGACGCCGGCGCCGAGCTGGTCTGCAAGCCCATGCTGCTGGGTGGCGTGTTCCAGGCCACGGGCAATCGCTCGCCGGCCGAGGTGCCGGCCAAGAGCCGCTACGTGCGCCGCGACCTCGAGCAGCATGCCGCGCGCTACGGCGTGCCGCTGCGCTTCAACCCCCACTTTCCCGTCAACACCCTGCTGCTGATGCGCGGCGCTACGGCCATGCAGATGCACGATGGCGGCGCGCGCTTCGGCGACTGCTGCCGCGCCATGTTCCAGGCCATGTGGGTCGATGAAAAGAACATGGGCGATCCGGCCGTGGTCGGCGTCGTCCTGCAAGCCGCCGGCTTCGACCCGGCCCAGGTGCTGGCGCAGGCCGGCCAGCAGCCGGTCAAGGACCGCCTCAAGGCCGTGACCGAGGAGGCCGTGGCGCGCGGCGTGTTCGGCGCGCCGACGATGTTTGTCGGCGAGCGGATGTTCTGGGGCCAGGACCGGCTGGACTGGGTGCGCGAGGCGCTGGGCTGA